A window from Bacteroidales bacterium encodes these proteins:
- a CDS encoding UMP kinase, whose protein sequence is MSKYKRVLLKLSGEALMGDDSYGINTEIINSYAKQIKEVSELNVEVGIVIGGGNIFRGLSGVSKGFDRVKGDQMGMLATVINSIALQSAIEGQGGKAKVFTATKMEPVGELYSKAKVLESFKQGYVAIIAGGTGNPFFTTDTASALRGVEIEAEALLKGTRVDGVYTADPEKDKSAKRFDSITFADAYEKKLKIMDLTAFTMCSENNLPIIVFDMNTSGNLKKLILGEKIGTLIKN, encoded by the coding sequence ATGTCGAAATACAAACGTGTACTCCTAAAACTTAGCGGCGAAGCCCTTATGGGTGACGATAGTTACGGAATAAATACTGAGATTATTAACTCCTATGCAAAACAGATTAAGGAAGTTTCTGAACTTAATGTTGAAGTTGGAATTGTTATAGGTGGTGGAAATATTTTCAGAGGTTTAAGCGGAGTTTCAAAAGGGTTTGATCGAGTAAAAGGAGATCAGATGGGAATGCTAGCAACTGTTATAAATAGCATTGCCTTACAAAGTGCAATTGAGGGTCAAGGTGGAAAAGCAAAAGTTTTTACCGCAACTAAGATGGAACCTGTTGGAGAACTTTACTCCAAAGCAAAAGTTCTTGAATCGTTTAAACAAGGCTATGTTGCAATTATAGCAGGGGGTACAGGAAATCCATTTTTCACAACCGATACTGCATCGGCATTACGCGGGGTTGAGATAGAGGCTGAGGCTCTTTTAAAAGGAACTCGTGTTGATGGGGTTTATACCGCAGATCCTGAAAAGGATAAATCAGCAAAACGTTTCGATTCTATTACCTTTGCCGATGCTTATGAAAAGAAATTAAAGATAATGGATCTAACCGCTTTTACTATGTGTAGCGAGAACAATCTACCCATTATTGTTTTCGATATGAATACCTCAGGAAATCTAAAAAAACTTATTTTAGGAGAAAAAATTGGTACGTTAATTAAAAATTAG